The following proteins come from a genomic window of Candidatus Eremiobacterota bacterium:
- a CDS encoding tryptophan 7-halogenase — MASYDVVVLGGGPAGSAAALALMQVRPELRVALVEASSFERPRIGETLAPGGRQLLEGLGVWQRVRGCALESFATSAVWGSDERHDNEFLFSARGNAWHVERSAFDAALADCAAASGVAVHLRTRFVASLRRAGGRWELVLARSGGGTPANAGEPFACDASVVIDATGRNACFASRQGAGRIVDDRLCGLVMTFRAPRAADPATLVEAAEDGWWYSAAIPSERIVAAWMSDADLIRRAGLKEATRWIARLETSRETSARLAGCTPETSVSVWSARSQRLARIAGDRWLAVGDAASAFDPLSSAGILKALYTGKVGAFAVLDLLGGNPRGFERYRTHVAAEYAAYLTTRTWFYDQERRWPHAPFWSRRQVPAPAAAARG; from the coding sequence ATGGCTTCGTACGACGTCGTCGTGCTCGGCGGCGGGCCGGCCGGGAGCGCCGCGGCGCTCGCGCTGATGCAGGTGCGCCCCGAGCTGCGCGTCGCGCTGGTCGAAGCCTCGTCGTTCGAGCGGCCGCGCATCGGCGAGACGCTCGCCCCCGGCGGACGCCAGCTGCTCGAAGGACTCGGCGTGTGGCAGCGCGTGCGCGGCTGCGCGCTCGAGAGCTTCGCGACCAGCGCGGTGTGGGGCAGCGACGAGCGGCACGACAACGAGTTTCTCTTCTCGGCGCGCGGCAACGCGTGGCACGTCGAGCGCAGCGCGTTCGACGCGGCGCTCGCGGATTGTGCCGCAGCGAGCGGCGTCGCGGTACATCTGCGCACGCGTTTTGTCGCATCGTTGCGGCGCGCCGGCGGGCGCTGGGAGCTCGTGCTCGCACGCAGCGGTGGAGGGACGCCGGCGAACGCCGGTGAGCCGTTTGCGTGCGATGCGTCCGTGGTGATCGACGCGACCGGACGCAACGCGTGCTTCGCTTCGCGGCAAGGGGCGGGCCGCATCGTCGACGATCGCCTGTGCGGGCTCGTGATGACGTTTCGCGCGCCGCGCGCGGCCGATCCGGCGACGCTGGTCGAAGCGGCGGAAGACGGCTGGTGGTACTCGGCCGCGATCCCGAGCGAGCGCATCGTCGCGGCGTGGATGAGCGACGCCGATCTGATTCGCCGCGCCGGTTTGAAAGAAGCGACGCGCTGGATCGCGCGCCTTGAAACCTCGCGCGAGACGTCGGCACGGCTGGCCGGCTGCACGCCCGAGACGAGCGTCTCGGTGTGGTCGGCACGCTCGCAGCGGCTCGCCCGCATCGCGGGCGATCGCTGGCTCGCGGTCGGCGACGCGGCCTCGGCGTTCGACCCGCTCTCCTCGGCGGGGATCCTCAAAGCGCTCTACACCGGCAAGGTCGGCGCGTTCGCGGTGCTCGATCTGCTCGGCGGAAACCCGCGCGGCTTCGAGCGCTACCGCACGCACGTCGCCGCCGAGTACGCCGCGTACCTCACGACGCGCACCTGGTTCTACGATCAAGAACGCCGTTGGCCGCACGCGCCGTTCTGGTCGCGCCGCCAGGTGCCCGCGCCCGCTGCGGCCGCGCGCGGCTGA
- a CDS encoding LodA/GoxA family CTQ-dependent oxidase translates to MPATFRIHPGIGIARLGNSKTSFYIAPEATGAVPIDCDANGDPIVVNGVEQRVTQYKDGNGAIRRQAARFRVFVYDGTAEGRELRVGEILEVRKQGGGREQDQTLKVQVDGIAWTVYLANKKASWYEFLTLSGEHGYTPTHPLRNANYTSALDRQQLIIDPGPRTVRFYDKYQGASQRRASFDAASSPGPASFPPPLQPHSISTLGELIATQQGDVNRLLVLGGFGNSGSMKSGFGQPQIQTFANNDGWFDDVSDGPVGAQLLCTVLQISGVDAPRNKNGDLPTTSVAVDDPAWVIVGYPRYAPEIVDIVTGDDVAYDLAVRHFAYEPYLYGDPPFDGTVAAPTPDELPDWRSRARWNPEYRPYWKRDIRPILMRPYFYQYVMDFDPTVGGYPHEIGPGGNFDLQLLSIPPFEGEDPVERERRRDARMFLYWVLRKDGQENVAQAPPYPGKENMLLYLMPRLCGDNPLQDPDDVAPPSKFLRLTDTMLFILKQWAEGKFVNEEREHIEAPPLPGGEAGALDRGVLGAVLGGSFCPGGEVSWIFRNPAIYAGPYRIQQAASYQQGMLSQPAVVSGATPALLSNGLEPGDISKYDAVPWQADFNECATQDIDVTYRDWNVFYPNSTGDPVTPVVQLIYWWPAHRPMNVSTGPWSPTAQTPAGDLQMVTAWSSLGFITRNPMFEPGFKGTVDATQPVFINTEN, encoded by the coding sequence ATGCCAGCAACGTTTCGCATCCATCCGGGAATCGGGATCGCCCGGCTCGGCAACAGCAAGACCTCGTTCTACATCGCACCGGAGGCGACGGGCGCCGTACCGATCGACTGCGACGCCAACGGCGATCCGATCGTCGTGAACGGCGTCGAGCAGCGCGTCACACAGTACAAGGACGGCAACGGCGCGATCCGCCGCCAAGCCGCGCGTTTCCGCGTCTTCGTCTACGACGGCACGGCGGAGGGCCGCGAGCTGCGCGTCGGCGAGATTCTCGAAGTGCGCAAACAGGGCGGCGGCCGCGAGCAGGACCAGACGCTGAAGGTGCAGGTCGACGGGATCGCGTGGACCGTCTATCTCGCCAACAAGAAGGCGAGCTGGTACGAGTTTCTGACGCTCTCCGGCGAGCACGGCTACACACCGACCCATCCGCTGCGCAACGCGAACTACACGAGCGCGCTCGACCGGCAGCAGCTCATCATCGACCCCGGCCCGCGTACCGTGCGGTTCTACGACAAATACCAAGGCGCTTCGCAGCGCCGCGCGAGCTTCGACGCGGCGAGCAGCCCCGGGCCGGCGTCGTTCCCCCCGCCGCTGCAGCCGCACTCGATCTCCACGCTGGGCGAGCTGATCGCGACGCAGCAGGGTGACGTGAACCGGCTGCTGGTGCTCGGCGGGTTCGGCAACTCCGGTTCGATGAAGAGCGGCTTCGGGCAGCCGCAGATTCAGACGTTCGCCAACAACGACGGCTGGTTCGACGACGTCTCCGACGGCCCGGTCGGCGCGCAGCTGCTCTGCACCGTACTGCAGATCAGCGGCGTCGACGCGCCGCGTAACAAGAACGGCGATCTGCCGACCACCAGCGTCGCCGTCGACGATCCGGCTTGGGTGATCGTCGGCTACCCGCGCTACGCGCCGGAGATCGTCGACATCGTCACCGGCGACGACGTGGCGTACGATCTTGCGGTGCGCCACTTCGCGTACGAGCCCTATCTGTACGGCGATCCGCCGTTCGACGGCACGGTCGCGGCGCCCACGCCGGACGAGCTTCCCGACTGGCGCAGCCGCGCGCGCTGGAACCCGGAGTACCGGCCGTACTGGAAGCGCGACATCCGCCCCATCTTGATGCGGCCGTACTTCTACCAGTACGTGATGGACTTCGATCCGACCGTCGGCGGCTATCCGCACGAGATCGGCCCCGGCGGCAACTTCGATCTGCAGCTGCTCTCGATCCCGCCGTTCGAAGGCGAAGACCCGGTCGAGCGCGAGCGGCGGCGCGACGCGCGGATGTTCTTGTACTGGGTGCTGCGCAAAGACGGTCAGGAGAACGTCGCGCAAGCTCCGCCGTATCCCGGTAAAGAGAACATGCTGCTCTACCTGATGCCGCGGCTGTGCGGCGACAACCCGCTGCAGGACCCCGACGACGTCGCGCCGCCCTCGAAGTTCTTGCGCCTCACCGACACGATGCTCTTCATTCTGAAGCAGTGGGCCGAAGGCAAGTTCGTCAACGAGGAGCGCGAACACATCGAAGCGCCGCCGCTGCCCGGTGGTGAGGCCGGCGCGCTCGACCGCGGCGTGCTGGGCGCCGTTCTCGGCGGTTCGTTCTGTCCCGGCGGCGAGGTGTCGTGGATCTTTCGCAATCCGGCGATCTACGCCGGGCCGTATCGGATTCAGCAGGCCGCCTCGTACCAGCAAGGGATGCTGAGCCAGCCCGCCGTCGTCTCCGGCGCGACGCCGGCGCTGCTTTCGAACGGCTTGGAGCCGGGCGACATCTCGAAGTACGACGCGGTGCCGTGGCAAGCCGACTTCAACGAGTGCGCCACGCAGGACATCGACGTGACGTATCGCGACTGGAACGTGTTCTATCCGAACAGTACCGGCGATCCGGTGACTCCGGTCGTGCAATTGATCTACTGGTGGCCGGCGCACCGCCCGATGAATGTCAGCACCGGACCGTGGTCGCCGACCGCGCAGACGCCGGCGGGCGATCTGCAGATGGTCACCGCGTGGTCTTCGCTCGGGTTCATCACGCGCAACCCGATGTTCGAGCCCGGCTTCAAAGGAACGGTCGATGCGACCCAGCCCGTTTTCATCAACACCGAGAACTAA
- the lhgO gene encoding L-2-hydroxyglutarate oxidase: protein MVYDIAVVGGGIVGLATTRELLLRHPNLRVANVEKEDVWSKHQTGHNSGVIHSGIYYKPGSLKAKLCVEGRKLAWEYCHAKGIEFKDVGKLIVATDESELGRLDDLWVRGQQNGIEGLEMLDAAQIAEREPHCRGIKAIFSPVTGIVDWGLVSRSYGEDAKELGADMYLGHEVTSIERRGGITVLKTPKGEIHAKAVVTCGGLYSDKLAKMTDGKRDPKIVPFRGDYLILKPEKSYLVKGNIYPVPDPEFPFLGVHFTPRMDGSIWLGPNAVLAFAREGYSFFTINPPELWDALTYPGFFKLATKYWKMGAGEMYRDLVRKAYVQALQRYIPELQPEDCLPGPSGVRAQAMAADGSLVDDFVFEGAEGVVHVRNAPSPAATSSLAIGKYIADDAEQRFDLSKPSIAV from the coding sequence ATGGTTTACGACATCGCCGTCGTCGGCGGAGGAATCGTCGGGCTCGCCACCACGCGCGAGCTGCTCCTGCGCCACCCGAACCTGCGCGTCGCGAACGTCGAGAAAGAAGACGTCTGGAGCAAGCACCAGACCGGCCACAACAGCGGCGTGATCCACTCGGGGATCTACTACAAGCCCGGCTCCCTCAAGGCGAAGCTGTGCGTCGAAGGCCGCAAGCTCGCGTGGGAGTACTGCCACGCGAAGGGGATCGAGTTCAAGGACGTCGGCAAGCTGATCGTCGCGACCGACGAGTCCGAGCTCGGCCGGCTCGACGACTTGTGGGTGCGTGGGCAACAGAACGGGATCGAAGGGCTCGAGATGCTCGACGCCGCGCAGATCGCCGAGCGCGAGCCGCACTGCCGCGGGATCAAAGCGATCTTCTCGCCGGTGACCGGCATCGTCGACTGGGGGCTCGTCTCGCGCAGCTACGGCGAGGACGCCAAAGAGCTGGGCGCCGACATGTACCTCGGCCACGAGGTGACCTCGATCGAGCGGCGCGGCGGCATCACCGTGCTCAAGACGCCGAAAGGCGAGATCCACGCCAAAGCCGTCGTCACCTGCGGCGGCTTGTACAGCGACAAGCTCGCGAAGATGACCGACGGAAAGCGCGATCCGAAGATCGTGCCGTTCCGCGGAGACTACCTGATCCTCAAGCCCGAGAAGTCGTATCTCGTCAAGGGCAACATCTATCCGGTCCCGGATCCCGAGTTCCCGTTCCTCGGCGTGCACTTCACGCCGCGGATGGACGGCTCGATCTGGCTCGGTCCGAACGCGGTGCTCGCGTTCGCGCGCGAAGGCTACTCGTTCTTCACCATCAACCCGCCCGAGCTGTGGGACGCGCTGACGTATCCGGGCTTCTTCAAGCTGGCGACGAAGTATTGGAAGATGGGCGCCGGCGAGATGTACCGCGACCTGGTGCGCAAGGCGTACGTCCAGGCGCTGCAGCGCTACATTCCCGAGCTGCAGCCCGAGGACTGTCTGCCCGGACCGTCCGGCGTGCGCGCACAGGCGATGGCCGCCGACGGCTCGCTGGTCGACGATTTCGTCTTCGAAGGCGCCGAAGGCGTGGTGCACGTACGCAACGCGCCCTCACCCGCCGCGACGTCGTCGCTCGCGATCGGCAAGTACATCGCCGACGACGCCGAGCAGCGCTTCGATTTGAGCAAACCCTCGATCGCCGTCTAG
- a CDS encoding sulfurtransferase, translating into MRNNPDFRDVAWLAAHLGDPRVRVIDARSVPHGGAVQMPSGKEQYAAGHVPGAVHLDYADDLSDPATPYAARVAPPELFARVMGDHGIGDDSIVIAYDAGTIPFAARTVWMLRYYGHDEAYVLAGGLPAWTAAQHATTTDAPAIAAATFTPHAQPAFRATRDEVLAIAEGRSESQLVETQRDQTYAQRDKDIKGAVRISGNDLLEDARGGRIADPAMLERLIADAGLDKRTRTVVSCGSGVSASGAWLALREAGFADVAVYDGSWMEWEHDALPTAPKTA; encoded by the coding sequence ATGAGGAACAACCCTGACTTCCGCGACGTCGCCTGGCTCGCCGCGCACCTCGGCGATCCGCGCGTGCGCGTCATCGACGCGCGCAGCGTTCCGCACGGCGGCGCTGTGCAGATGCCGTCCGGGAAAGAGCAGTACGCCGCGGGGCATGTCCCGGGTGCGGTTCACCTCGACTACGCGGACGATCTGAGCGATCCGGCGACACCGTACGCCGCGCGCGTCGCACCGCCCGAGCTGTTCGCGCGCGTCATGGGCGACCACGGCATCGGCGACGACAGCATCGTAATCGCGTACGACGCCGGAACGATCCCGTTCGCCGCGCGCACGGTCTGGATGCTGCGCTACTACGGCCACGACGAGGCGTACGTCCTCGCCGGCGGGCTTCCGGCGTGGACAGCGGCGCAGCACGCGACCACGACCGACGCGCCTGCGATCGCTGCGGCGACGTTCACGCCGCACGCGCAGCCGGCATTTCGCGCGACGCGCGACGAAGTGCTCGCGATCGCGGAAGGCCGCAGCGAATCGCAGCTCGTCGAGACACAGCGCGACCAAACCTACGCGCAGCGCGACAAAGACATCAAAGGCGCGGTCCGCATCAGCGGCAATGACTTGCTCGAAGACGCGCGCGGCGGCCGCATCGCCGATCCCGCGATGCTCGAGCGCCTCATCGCCGACGCCGGCTTGGACAAACGCACCCGAACGGTAGTCTCGTGCGGCAGCGGCGTCTCGGCCTCCGGCGCGTGGCTTGCGCTGCGCGAAGCCGGCTTCGCCGACGTCGCGGTCTACGACGGCTCCTGGATGGAGTGGGAGCACGACGCGCTCCCAACGGCCCCAAAAACGGCGTAG